The following proteins come from a genomic window of Myroides odoratus DSM 2801:
- a CDS encoding DegT/DnrJ/EryC1/StrS family aminotransferase yields MKQIQMVDLKSQYEGIKEEVNQSFQEVLESSAFINGPQVHTFQANLEKYLGVKHVIPCANGTDALQIAMMGLGLQPGDEVITADFTFAATVEVIALLQLTPVLVDVCPDSMNIDVEAIKKAITPKTKAIVPVHLFGNVANMEEIMKIAAEHNLYVIEDNAQGIGASYAFSDGKKVKTGGIAHVGATSFFPSKNLGCYGDGGAIFTNDDELAHIIRGIVNHGMYERYHHDVVGVNSRLDSLQAAVLNAKLPRLDQYNKARREAAAQYSAALANHPNVITPKVEGDDDSHVFHQYTLRIVNADRNALMAHLQGKGIPCAIYYPIPLHNQKAYLDPRYKEEDFPVTNQLVKEVLSLPMHSELEADQIKFITDEIKAFLG; encoded by the coding sequence ATGAAACAAATTCAAATGGTTGACTTAAAAAGTCAATATGAAGGAATTAAAGAAGAAGTAAATCAATCTTTCCAAGAAGTTTTAGAATCTTCTGCATTTATCAACGGACCTCAAGTGCATACTTTTCAAGCTAATTTAGAAAAGTATTTAGGGGTAAAGCACGTAATTCCATGTGCAAATGGAACTGATGCATTACAGATTGCTATGATGGGACTAGGGTTACAACCTGGTGATGAGGTAATCACAGCTGATTTTACTTTTGCTGCAACAGTGGAGGTAATTGCCTTATTACAGTTGACTCCTGTTTTAGTGGATGTTTGTCCAGATAGCATGAATATTGATGTAGAAGCGATTAAAAAAGCAATCACTCCTAAAACGAAAGCAATTGTACCTGTACACTTATTTGGGAACGTAGCTAACATGGAGGAAATCATGAAAATTGCTGCTGAGCACAATTTATATGTAATTGAAGATAATGCACAAGGTATTGGAGCAAGCTATGCTTTTTCAGATGGTAAAAAAGTAAAAACGGGAGGAATTGCTCATGTTGGAGCAACATCGTTCTTCCCTTCTAAAAACTTAGGTTGCTATGGGGATGGTGGAGCTATTTTTACAAATGATGACGAATTAGCACATATCATTCGCGGAATTGTAAATCATGGAATGTATGAGCGTTACCACCACGATGTTGTTGGAGTGAACTCTCGTTTAGATAGTTTACAAGCAGCAGTATTAAACGCAAAATTACCGCGTTTAGATCAATACAACAAAGCAAGAAGAGAAGCAGCAGCTCAATATTCTGCAGCTTTAGCGAATCATCCGAATGTAATTACGCCAAAAGTAGAAGGGGATGATGATAGTCATGTATTCCACCAATACACCTTGCGTATCGTGAATGCAGATAGAAATGCATTGATGGCACATTTACAAGGAAAAGGAATTCCTTGCGCAATTTATTACCCAATTCCATTGCACAATCAAAAGGCATATCTAGATCCTCGTTATAAGGAAGAAGATTTTCCAGTAACCAATCAATTGGTGAAAGAGGTATTGTCATTACCGATGCACTCTGAATTAGAAGCAGATCAAATTAAATTTATCACGGACGAGATTAAAGCATTTTTAGGATAG
- a CDS encoding multidrug effflux MFS transporter has translation MEKLSLQEWVLIFTLASLTALGPLAIDMYLPAFPKIATDLQTDVSYVQISLSTFLGGLAVGQLFWGPISDKYGAKKPIILSLSIFILTSFACLYVSDIKMMWAYRFLQAFGSSGGLVIARSIVNKRFDKDKTLKIFSILALVGGVAPIVAPILGNAVLKYFDWPHIFTAMGVFALFSIAMTFTFLKEDFSNRLPSLEVKSIIQNYLRLFENKTFITYTLVGSIAFSCLMLYISNSPVLVMEVGGLSSTAFSIVFMVNSCGLMVGSFLTSSFLRKRLEPKQIITLGTSIQLISALVLFGFIVTDASIYFQLVPLFFFVLPLGMLFPTSTTLALSPFKAESGIASALFGASQLAFTFLTSVLLNTLNNGSMYVVALSLAACALCSLLINTLTQKT, from the coding sequence GTGGAAAAATTATCACTTCAAGAATGGGTATTAATCTTTACACTCGCTAGCTTAACCGCTTTAGGCCCGTTAGCTATTGACATGTATTTACCTGCTTTTCCAAAAATAGCTACTGATCTACAAACAGACGTAAGCTATGTTCAAATATCTTTATCAACCTTCTTAGGAGGCTTAGCAGTAGGTCAATTGTTTTGGGGACCAATATCAGATAAATATGGAGCTAAAAAGCCTATTATTCTATCCTTAAGTATTTTTATCCTCACTTCTTTTGCTTGTTTGTATGTGTCTGATATCAAAATGATGTGGGCATATCGTTTTTTACAAGCTTTTGGAAGTAGCGGAGGACTTGTCATTGCACGTTCTATTGTCAATAAGCGATTCGATAAAGACAAAACACTCAAGATATTTAGCATCTTAGCCCTTGTTGGTGGAGTTGCCCCTATTGTGGCGCCCATTTTAGGAAATGCTGTACTCAAATACTTTGATTGGCCTCATATTTTTACTGCTATGGGGGTGTTTGCTCTTTTTAGTATTGCCATGACGTTTACCTTTTTAAAAGAAGACTTTTCTAATCGCTTGCCTTCTTTAGAAGTAAAATCCATCATTCAAAACTACTTGAGGCTTTTTGAAAACAAAACATTCATTACCTATACCTTGGTTGGAAGTATCGCCTTCAGTTGTTTGATGCTTTACATTTCCAATTCTCCTGTACTGGTGATGGAAGTTGGAGGATTGAGCAGTACGGCCTTTAGCATCGTTTTTATGGTGAATTCTTGTGGCTTAATGGTCGGTTCATTCCTTACCTCCTCTTTTTTAAGAAAACGCCTAGAACCGAAGCAAATCATAACCTTAGGTACTAGCATACAATTAATTTCGGCTTTGGTCTTGTTTGGGTTCATTGTAACAGATGCCTCCATTTATTTCCAATTGGTACCGCTTTTCTTTTTTGTTTTGCCTTTGGGGATGCTTTTTCCTACTTCAACCACTTTGGCTTTATCGCCATTTAAAGCAGAATCGGGTATTGCCTCTGCCCTATTTGGGGCTTCTCAATTGGCGTTTACCTTTTTGACTTCTGTCCTATTAAATACACTAAACAATGGTTCTATGTATGTTGTAGCACTCTCCTTAGCGGCTTGCGCCCTATGTTCCTTGCTCATCAATACACTGACTCAAAAAACATAA
- the fabD gene encoding ACP S-malonyltransferase: MKAYVFPGQGAQFTGMGKDLYESSAIAKELFDKANDILGFNITDIMFEGTAEQLKETKVTQPAVFLHSVILAKTIENFNPEMVAGHSLGEFSALVANGTLAFEDALKLVYQRAMAMQKACEITPSTMAAVLGLEDAIVEQVCSEIDGVVVAANYNCPGQLVISGETTAVEKACEKLKEAGAKRALLLPVGGGFHSPMMEPARTELAAAIEATTFNQPSCPVYQNVPAHAVSDPEVIKNNLIVQLTAPVKWTQAVQQMIADGATSFTEVGPGKVLTGLIKKIDKDAETFNI, from the coding sequence ATGAAAGCATACGTTTTCCCTGGTCAAGGTGCTCAATTCACTGGAATGGGTAAAGATTTATACGAAAGTTCAGCAATTGCAAAAGAACTATTCGACAAAGCAAACGACATTCTTGGGTTCAATATCACAGACATTATGTTTGAAGGAACTGCAGAACAATTAAAAGAAACGAAAGTTACACAACCTGCTGTATTTTTACATTCTGTTATATTAGCAAAAACAATTGAGAACTTTAATCCAGAGATGGTTGCAGGGCATTCATTAGGTGAATTTTCGGCTTTAGTTGCTAATGGTACCTTAGCTTTTGAAGATGCTTTAAAATTAGTATATCAAAGAGCTATGGCGATGCAAAAAGCATGCGAAATTACCCCTTCAACAATGGCTGCTGTATTAGGTTTAGAAGATGCGATTGTAGAACAAGTATGCAGCGAAATTGACGGTGTTGTTGTTGCAGCAAACTACAACTGCCCAGGTCAATTGGTTATCTCTGGAGAAACAACGGCAGTAGAAAAAGCATGTGAAAAATTAAAAGAAGCTGGTGCAAAAAGAGCGCTATTACTTCCTGTAGGTGGAGGATTCCACTCGCCTATGATGGAACCAGCGAGAACAGAATTAGCTGCTGCAATTGAAGCAACAACATTCAACCAACCTTCTTGTCCAGTATATCAAAATGTACCTGCTCACGCAGTAAGTGACCCAGAAGTAATTAAAAACAATCTTATTGTACAATTGACAGCTCCTGTAAAATGGACACAAGCAGTACAACAAATGATTGCAGATGGAGCAACTTCATTTACAGAAGTAGGCCCAGGAAAAGTTTTAACCGGCTTAATCAAAAAAATTGATAAAGACGCTGAGACTTTCAACATCTAA
- a CDS encoding peptidylprolyl isomerase yields the protein MAVLSKIRQKSALLIAVIGIALLAFVIGDVVRSGGAGSSRNIGSVNGEDINTQIFQQKVSQAEQGNQMSRNQAYQMVWNTEVNNILLKTEFEKLGLQIGKDQLINVVKTNPMFANSPEFQNQLGQFDMAKFNAWVMAMKQAGPEQWQAWLSYEVELEKFGLQQMYNALVKGGVYTTQTEAKYSYHGENSKVTFDYVTVPYSTINDDQAKVSDSEITGYMKKHENRFKSEPTRELTYAYVESTPSEKDKEDVKETVEAFLKPTVQYNAETKKNDTIAGFKATKDLVAFINANSDVKFDSVYYAKKDLPLEFQEQLYNLPTGEVFGPYLFNDHYCISRMVGKKAGAKVNAAHILISYAGAPQSAATRTKEEAKAKADEILKKATAANFAELAQAESEDPGSKANGGKYEDIAKGQMVKPFEDFIFNNATGKIGVVETDYGFHVIQVLGKSEGVQIATLARKVEASEATADEVFAKATNIESAATSGNLVAEAEKVNAVVQQNVTVRPFDEYLQAVGARSEIVSWAFNKETKDGDVKRFDIPDGYIIATLASTNNTGLLPIEEARKIVEPILMNEKKAQIIRQKMTAATVEEVAKQTNASVSLIMDVTRQNPLITNIGNEPLVVGTAFGTALNQSSKPIDGVNGVYMVKTTRVTLAPDLNNYNSYKTKTENVVRMGASTKVLQALKEQAKIKDNRIGMIQ from the coding sequence ATGGCAGTTTTATCAAAAATTAGACAAAAGTCGGCGCTGTTAATTGCAGTAATTGGTATTGCTTTATTAGCATTCGTTATTGGAGACGTAGTTAGAAGCGGAGGTGCTGGTTCTTCAAGAAATATTGGAAGCGTAAATGGTGAAGATATCAATACGCAGATTTTTCAACAGAAAGTTTCCCAAGCGGAGCAAGGGAATCAAATGAGTAGAAATCAAGCCTATCAAATGGTTTGGAATACCGAAGTGAATAATATACTGCTAAAAACGGAGTTCGAAAAATTAGGTTTACAAATTGGAAAGGATCAATTAATCAACGTAGTGAAAACCAACCCTATGTTTGCTAATAGTCCTGAATTCCAAAATCAATTAGGACAATTCGACATGGCTAAGTTTAATGCTTGGGTTATGGCAATGAAACAAGCTGGACCAGAACAATGGCAAGCTTGGTTAAGCTATGAAGTTGAGTTGGAAAAATTCGGTTTACAACAAATGTACAATGCCTTGGTAAAAGGTGGAGTATACACAACACAAACAGAAGCAAAATATTCTTACCACGGTGAAAATAGCAAAGTAACTTTTGACTATGTAACTGTTCCATATAGCACAATCAATGATGATCAAGCGAAAGTAAGTGATTCAGAAATTACAGGTTATATGAAAAAACACGAAAATAGATTCAAATCTGAACCTACACGTGAATTAACCTATGCTTATGTTGAAAGCACACCTTCTGAAAAAGACAAAGAAGATGTAAAAGAAACGGTTGAAGCTTTCTTAAAGCCAACAGTTCAATACAATGCTGAAACTAAAAAGAACGATACAATTGCAGGTTTTAAAGCAACAAAAGACTTAGTTGCTTTTATCAATGCAAATTCAGATGTAAAATTTGATAGCGTTTATTATGCTAAAAAAGATTTACCATTAGAATTCCAAGAACAATTATATAACTTACCTACAGGAGAAGTATTTGGTCCGTATTTATTCAATGACCATTACTGTATTTCTCGTATGGTAGGTAAAAAAGCTGGAGCAAAAGTAAATGCTGCTCACATCTTAATTTCGTATGCTGGTGCACCTCAAAGTGCTGCTACTAGAACAAAAGAAGAAGCAAAAGCAAAAGCGGATGAAATTTTGAAAAAAGCTACTGCAGCGAACTTTGCTGAATTAGCTCAAGCTGAATCAGAAGATCCAGGATCAAAAGCAAACGGTGGTAAATACGAAGATATCGCTAAAGGGCAAATGGTTAAACCTTTCGAAGATTTCATCTTCAACAACGCTACAGGTAAAATTGGAGTAGTTGAAACAGACTATGGATTCCACGTAATTCAAGTATTAGGAAAATCAGAAGGTGTACAAATTGCTACATTGGCTAGAAAAGTAGAAGCTTCAGAAGCAACAGCTGACGAAGTATTCGCAAAAGCAACAAATATTGAATCTGCTGCAACTTCAGGAAACTTAGTAGCAGAGGCTGAAAAAGTAAATGCAGTTGTTCAACAAAACGTAACAGTTCGTCCTTTTGATGAATACTTACAAGCAGTTGGAGCAAGAAGTGAGATTGTTTCTTGGGCATTCAACAAAGAGACTAAAGATGGAGATGTAAAGCGTTTTGACATTCCTGATGGTTATATCATCGCTACTTTAGCTTCAACAAACAACACTGGTTTATTGCCAATTGAAGAAGCTAGAAAAATTGTTGAGCCAATCTTAATGAATGAGAAAAAAGCTCAAATCATTAGACAAAAAATGACAGCTGCCACAGTAGAAGAAGTAGCTAAACAAACGAACGCTTCTGTTTCCTTAATTATGGATGTAACAAGACAAAATCCATTAATTACAAATATTGGTAATGAACCATTAGTAGTAGGAACAGCTTTCGGAACAGCTTTGAATCAAAGTTCAAAACCAATTGACGGAGTAAATGGAGTTTATATGGTAAAAACAACTCGTGTTACTCTAGCACCAGATTTAAACAACTATAACAGTTATAAAACAAAAACTGAAAATGTAGTTCGCATGGGTGCTTCTACTAAAGTGTTACAAGCACTGAAAGAACAAGCTAAAATTAAAGACAACAGAATTGGAATGATCCAATAA
- the lptC gene encoding LPS export ABC transporter periplasmic protein LptC, with product MLLTKKTLFISLLLGSISFVSCESKFRDIQKIHDKAPFYPAGIAEKMRGQYVDSGRVKAILVSEKMLDYSTVKYKFTEFPEGINLTFFDNNNNKNTVVADYAIQYTATELIDLRGNVVITTHDNKKLESDQLYYNQRLDWFYTNGKYKASTDKENFTQGVGVDFDGKLNIIKARNSYAESIKKEEN from the coding sequence ATGTTGTTAACTAAAAAAACACTTTTTATATCTTTACTACTTGGTAGCATCAGCTTTGTTTCTTGCGAGAGTAAGTTTAGAGATATTCAAAAAATACACGACAAAGCTCCATTTTATCCTGCTGGAATAGCAGAAAAAATGCGAGGTCAATATGTTGATTCTGGAAGAGTCAAAGCGATTTTAGTTAGCGAAAAAATGCTTGATTACTCCACAGTAAAATACAAGTTTACCGAATTTCCCGAAGGAATCAACCTGACGTTTTTCGATAACAACAACAATAAAAATACCGTAGTAGCCGATTATGCTATTCAGTATACCGCAACGGAGCTTATTGATTTAAGAGGCAATGTGGTGATTACAACACATGATAATAAGAAGTTAGAGTCCGATCAGTTGTACTACAACCAAAGACTAGATTGGTTTTACACCAATGGTAAATACAAAGCTTCCACAGATAAAGAAAACTTCACCCAAGGCGTAGGTGTTGACTTCGATGGAAAGCTAAACATTATTAAAGCTAGAAATAGCTACGCAGAAAGTATTAAAAAAGAAGAAAACTAA
- a CDS encoding type III pantothenate kinase: MIYTLDIGNTRTKLAMFENNSLLKTEYLSTKNLQEELLFFLKKNKTKPQIILASVVPLDSDLLNWLQMHTDFIQISHTTPLPVANKYQTPHTLGIDRLVVAAGSTIVYPNTARLIIDAGTCITYDFVNTENEYLGGAISPGLQLRYKALNDYTAKLPYLQTEDINYFIGKNTNESIQSGVINGIVAEIDNIIDHYKKDYSDLTIILTGGDTVFLAKRLKNIIFANPNFLSESLNHIYQYIIENDKKNHS, from the coding sequence ATGATCTATACCCTTGATATCGGAAACACCAGAACCAAACTCGCTATGTTTGAAAACAATAGCCTTTTGAAAACCGAATATCTTTCAACAAAAAATTTACAAGAAGAACTTTTATTTTTTTTAAAAAAAAATAAAACAAAGCCTCAAATTATACTGGCAAGCGTCGTTCCTTTGGATTCTGATCTGCTAAATTGGCTTCAAATGCATACTGATTTCATTCAAATCAGCCATACCACTCCCCTTCCTGTAGCGAATAAATATCAAACTCCTCATACCTTGGGGATCGATCGTTTAGTCGTTGCTGCCGGATCTACTATTGTTTATCCCAATACTGCCCGTTTAATCATCGATGCAGGAACTTGTATTACCTACGACTTTGTCAATACTGAAAATGAGTATTTAGGTGGTGCTATTTCCCCTGGTTTACAATTGCGTTATAAAGCATTGAACGATTACACCGCAAAACTCCCCTATTTACAAACGGAAGACATTAATTATTTTATCGGAAAAAATACAAATGAATCCATCCAATCGGGGGTTATCAATGGAATTGTTGCAGAAATAGACAATATTATCGACCATTATAAAAAAGATTATTCTGATTTAACAATAATTTTAACGGGTGGGGATACAGTTTTTTTGGCTAAAAGATTAAAAAATATAATATTTGCTAATCCAAACTTTCTTTCTGAAAGTCTGAACCATATATATCAATACATAATTGAAAATGATAAAAAGAATCATTCTTAG
- the rodA gene encoding rod shape-determining protein RodA, producing the protein MRSGSVQKHIDWITIMLYLLLVVAGWVNIYSTSLPSEEASIFDFSQIYGRQLVFILTCIPLIILILALDTKFYEKYALIFYIIGILSILGLFVFGKSVKGQTNWYQIGGLGVQPSEFVKTTTALLLAKYFSDNQGTLKTLKEQVTVFMIIGIPTLLILKHDTGSAMLFAALIFVLFREGLPSWYLWSAFITIALFVAALIVKPSLIITSIVLLTLLHYYFNKNINRNPFIYLILATVMCGFVLSVDYVYDNVLEPHQKDRINVLLGENVDLQAEGYNLNQSKIAIGSGGWYGTGFLQGTQTKGGFVPEQHTDYIFTTVGEEWGFVGSSTIIVLFLCLFFRLIYLAEKQKKRFNRVYGYCVVSFLFIHFAFNITMLVGLFPTIGVPLPFFSYGGSSLIAFTLLLFIFLKLDANRINEW; encoded by the coding sequence ATGAGAAGCGGAAGCGTACAAAAGCATATCGATTGGATAACTATTATGTTATATCTCTTACTGGTTGTAGCGGGATGGGTAAACATTTACTCGACCTCACTACCTAGTGAAGAAGCTAGTATTTTTGATTTTAGTCAAATCTATGGTAGGCAATTGGTCTTTATTTTGACGTGTATTCCCTTAATCATTCTCATTCTTGCTCTAGATACCAAGTTCTATGAGAAGTATGCCCTAATTTTTTATATTATCGGTATTCTCTCTATTCTTGGTCTATTTGTATTTGGTAAATCGGTAAAAGGTCAAACCAACTGGTATCAGATTGGTGGATTGGGGGTTCAACCCTCCGAATTTGTAAAAACAACCACGGCCCTCTTATTAGCCAAGTACTTTTCGGACAACCAAGGTACTTTAAAGACCCTTAAAGAGCAGGTAACCGTTTTTATGATCATTGGTATACCAACCTTATTAATCTTAAAACACGATACAGGAAGTGCCATGTTATTCGCCGCATTAATCTTTGTATTATTTCGCGAAGGATTACCTTCTTGGTATTTATGGTCGGCTTTTATTACAATAGCACTCTTTGTTGCAGCATTGATAGTAAAACCTTCCCTAATCATCACATCCATTGTATTATTAACACTATTACACTACTACTTTAACAAAAACATCAATAGAAACCCCTTTATTTATCTTATTTTAGCCACCGTAATGTGCGGCTTTGTTCTATCTGTTGATTACGTGTACGACAATGTACTTGAACCCCATCAAAAAGATAGAATAAACGTTTTACTCGGTGAAAATGTAGATCTTCAGGCCGAAGGATATAACCTCAATCAATCGAAAATTGCAATTGGTTCAGGTGGTTGGTATGGCACTGGTTTTTTACAAGGTACCCAAACTAAGGGAGGCTTTGTACCAGAACAACATACCGATTATATATTTACTACGGTTGGAGAAGAATGGGGATTCGTTGGTTCTAGTACGATTATCGTCTTATTCCTTTGTTTATTTTTCCGCTTGATTTATCTAGCAGAAAAGCAAAAGAAGCGATTTAATAGAGTCTACGGGTATTGTGTCGTGAGTTTTTTATTCATTCACTTTGCCTTTAATATTACTATGTTAGTAGGATTATTCCCTACTATCGGAGTACCACTTCCCTTTTTCTCCTATGGAGGATCGAGTTTAATTGCTTTTACATTACTACTATTCATCTTTTTGAAATTGGATGCCAATAGAATTAATGAATGGTAA